The nucleotide sequence CCGTGACAGCACACCGCCACAAAGCCTAGGTTGGTGGCGGTCATGCCCGCGGCATAGAACACGAATCCCATAAACGACTCCAAGGAGAGCACTCCCGCTGCCACCCCGAGGCTAAGACACATCACGTGGTGCACGTACTGGAGTTTGGTACGGTTCTTCTCCACGCTAGGCCCGTAGAATATGATTTCCTTGTCGCTCATGTGGAAGTATGTTGAATCTTAGGTTTTCCAGTGTGCGATTGAGATTGCGACTGAGATTGCGACTGAGAGTCAAGGTGCGAATTGGCAAAGGGTGATATCACAATTCCGTTATCACAATTCCGTTATCACAAGTCCATTATCATAAGTTCATCCATGCCTTGTCGATAACATCGGGGGAATAGCCGACTGTCATCAGGCATGGACATAGGAAAACCATGTTAAAATGCCGTTTTTTTTCTGATCATGAAACCAATTTCTCCATGTAAGCCCATGAGACCACTGTCGGTATAACGATATCAGGCCCGATCTAGAGATGCTGAGTTCATGTTGCCCACTAGCAGCCAAAATCTGATCATATCATTATATACGCTCATCGATAACCTGGGGATATCAGCAGCAAAAGCTCATAAGTTCGGCCAGAGATGCAGTGATGATCTTGTGGCAATGTATTGACCCGCGTCACTTCAAAACATCCCAACTCCACAACACGTCAACACAACGTATATAGTTTTAAACTTTCACTATAATCACATAGCTGTCTCATTTTGCAGTCAATGCCATCAACGCTCGCAGTTTTTCGCGAATCTTTGTAAGCTTATCACTCCATGGAAGAACACTATCAAGACTCGAGCCACAACATTGACGAGCTCAAGCGGTTCCTCTTTCGCCTCCCCGCTGAACAGCAGTTCTACTTTTCCAACCATACCCGCAAGACCATCCGCAAACAGCTTTTCCAAGCCATTTCCTGTGGTGGAAAGTTTCTCCCGTGGTTTTTCCCCAATGCATTTCCAGATCTCCACCTGGCACCAACGGCCGAAGGAATGTTACAAACGATCCATGACGAGTTCGACAGCAGCTACAGTGTCTACTACAAAACGAGTCTCCACAAGCGGGACCCAAAGTTCAATTCCCATAATCACCACGCGTTCCACTCGGGTCTGCCGTGTGCACGTATCTTCAGAAAAGGTGAGCCGATTTACCGGTGTTTAACCTGTGGCTACGATGACACGTGTGCGCTCTGCTCGCACTGTTACGTCCCCGAAGCCCACGCCAACCACAACGTCCATATTGCCATTTCGTTGAGAGAAAACGGTGGGGTGTGCGACTGTGGAGACCCCGAGGCGTGGGTCAACGAGTTTCCTTGCCCCTACGCTTCCAACGACAGAGAGGCAAATATACTACGAAATAGTACCATGCCAGTGGAGTTGGAGACGGCGTTTCTCCGGACGATGGAGACCATTCTTGACTACGTTATCGATGTCATGACCCATTCCGACCTCCAGTTCACTCCCGCCAACGAGCTCACCAACGACTTTGTGGACTTTTACTCCACAAACAGCGAGTTGGACTCGACTAAGTATGGGTTCGATGATCCCCAGATTTTCGATCTCAATAGTGAAGAGTTTTGCTTGATGATATACAACGACCAGAATAGACACTATAGAGAAGCGGTTCAAAGAGTTCGACTAGCCAGCAGAAAAGTCAAAGAGTTTGCCATCATGGTGACGGATAAGGCCCAGGAGTTTGGAAAGGCAAAGGTCGTCACTTCGGTGGATGTAGACgttttgaaggaaagaCAAAGGATTCTTGCGGCTACTGGCATTGCAACTTCTATAAGAAGCCTGAGAGACGTCTTTAGAGAAGACATGTGTGATGAGATTCTCAACTGGATTAGCGAACTCACTGAAAGCGAGatgttcaagatttccaatTCTGTCAAAAATACTTTTTGTAAAGCATTTTGCAGAAAGTGGAGAAACGGGTTGAGAGACGATCCAAAGATTCACCAGTGGTTGCTTTATAATACCGGTTCCcttgattttttcaaccaaatccCCAAAATCCCGTCTAGTAGATTGGAGTCCGACAGGAATCCAGCTTCTCTGCATTGGAAGTTTGTCCCCAAAAAATGGAGGTTGGACCCAAATATCTGCAGAGAATGCGAGTACAACTTGAATACTGACGATTATGACCTTCACAAAAATCATATCGGGTCCCGGCTCCAGTACTTCTGTTACCTTGATATTCGGTTCTGGAGATCGATCAGACTATTGTTGCATGATATGTACTCCACATCGcttatcaccaacttgaagtataAGAACATTATTGCTTGTCAGTACGTGGACATTTATCCTACTATTACCGACATGTTTTTATTAAAGGACAGAGAACCTGAATTGAGTCTAATGTCGACGTTGTCGACCCAATTGTTCACTTGCCCTTCCAACTCCTCTTCCATTGTTGAACATGGGGACTTGGCAAGGATATTTGCTGCAATCTACGGGTTTTTCACCGATGATAAAATCAAGTCTCCTCAAAACGTCGAGGTAACTCACCAAATTTCTCTCAAGAGCTTGAGGAACCGAAGATGGGGTCAAATTTTCTTCGACATAGGCTACATTCTAAGCAGAAATAGGCATGCTTTTACAGTGCTATCTCCTGACGTGATAGCCATGGCATGTGACATATTGGCTCTTTTCCAAGGAAGACCGGTGTTAAAACGGGAAAGTAAGAACCATGTGGAGTTTGAAAACCCCGAATATAGTTCGTTCTTCCAGTCAGTGCTGGTGATCTACCAATTTGCAGAGTCCACCGCTCATTCCCTTAACAACTTAAAGGATGTCAGCGATGAGACCATCAAAGCGTTGTCGAAAAGAGCCATTGCAGATGTTTTCACATTCCTTCTTAATTTGGAAGTCAATAAGTATCCAGGCTTGACGGACGAGACCATTGATGTCAGTTTGGTACCACCGAAAGCAGACGGAACAAGCGATAACACCAGCATTGAAAATTACAGCATTGACAGTGGGAAAGTTAGTTTTCTTCATCCCATCCACTCGTTTGCTTCTTGGTTATTggagtcttcttctttcaactgCATTGAGGTCGTTAGAGAGGTTCTTGACTCTACATGCTCTCAATTCTCACAAGCCGAAAATGTCCAAATTAGCCCAACTGTCTTTTTTGAGTATTCGATAAGGACTATAGTGCTCATGTCTCAAATTAAGTCTGGGCTTTGGGTGAGAAACGGCTTTGGTATCCGATCTCAATTACAGTTGTATAAAAACACCAGCTTGAGAGAAAGCGGATACATGAGAGACCTCTTTATGATCCAACTTTTTTCCAATTTGTACTCCCCAAAGTTGGTTTGTTTCACCATACTCAATCGTTGGCAACTATTGAACGGTTGGATTGCTCAACTAACTGAAGACGAAATCAAGGGAGGAATGACCCCCATGGATAAGGTCAAAGAATCCTTAGCTATTCGACAAGAAGGCAACAAGAGTGAAGAGGCTGGTGATGGAACCGCTTTAACATATGACTCTAAGACATTGTCATATATGCTTGAAGAGTGTTTGAACTTTTTCATTCATTTATTGACGGAAGATCTTTATCTCCGTAGTTTGCCAGACAAGCAAACTGCTAGAACAAGAATCGAGACAGAAATCATCCAGAACCTATGCTTTGAACCTGTGAGCTATACAAAGCTCTGTTCTCAAATCCCCGACCACATTGTTATTGACAAACGGTTCGATATTGTTCTTCATGAGTTGACTATTTTCACTCCTCCTAATACTAGTAAGGATGTTGGATCTTACAGATTGAAGGATAAATATTTCGAAAGAGTTAATCCGTACTACTTCAATTATTCTGCTAACACCAGAGATGATGCTGTCAAGCTAATAAAAGAAAAGGTGAGCACtaccaagaagatcaagatGTCACAAGCTACTATTACACCTTGCATTAGAGATCCTCTGGAGCTTGGAATGTATAAGTACGTGGGAAACTTTTCCATTTCAAGCtattttgaagacttcatTATCACGAACTTACTTTACGTGGAGGCTGTGGGAATTGAGAAAGCTGACTCTCTATTGGAAACGATGTTGCATCTTCTCCATATATGTTCTTATGAAAGTACCCTTAATGTGGAAAAGTATGGCTCTTTCTTCGACGTTATTGCCAAAGGAACTGAAAATTCCGTGTATGCTCCTTTTGGAAACTCGTATACTATTGCAAGCTTTTTGTACAAGTTTTTGTCAACCGACTGTTACAAGGAACACCACTCTAAAATTAGAGCCATCTTCACTAATTTTATCAAAAAGTATGATGTTGATTCTTTAATGAACTCCTTGATCGAAGACTATGATAACAATAAGTTGCACGAAAGTGTGCCCGTTCAAAGCCAGGAAAGTGAAATGgaagtgaagaagagaatggCAAAGGAAAAACAAGCAAAGCTTATGGCTAAGTTTAAGAAACAGCAGTCTCTGTTTTTGAGGAAGAACAAGATGAGCAATATTGAAACCAGTGATACAGaactcgaagaagaagataccATCGGATGGAGTTTCCCAGAACCTCACTGTATTCTTTGTCAGGATACAGCCCAAAATTCAGGCGCTTTTGGAATTATCTCCTATGTGAGCAAGTCGTCAGAATTTCGTTCGGTTCCGTTTGACGACAAGTACTGGTTTCTTAAAGCCTTCTCAGATGGCTGTAACTTGAACGAGGATGAAACGGAAGTAAACGAAAACATTTTCACCAGCAACTGGATGTCCTACATGGATAAGATCAAAGAGGACAATGTTTTGGGTCCAGGGTTTGCTCTGCGTGAACATGTTGATAGCAAGTTGGTATCTCTGAGCTGTGGGCATGGAATGCATTTCAGTTGTTACTTGAGttacttgaacaataacCGGAATCGGCAAAACCAGATCACAAGAAACTCTCCAGATAATCCAGACCACAAAGAGTTTTTGTGTCCTTTGTGTAAagccatcaacaacatgtTTGTACCGATATTGTGGACCAACAACAAGAGACTGATGTCCGAGTTCTTGAAACCAGGACCAATAGACAATGGTGATTTATCAGTGTTCGACTCCTTGAAGCAAATGGAGATATCTAGACTGCAATATTTCCCAGGGTTTATGAAAGCTGCAAGAAAGAGCGTTGAAGAATTTAGTACATTATCTCCAAGTGCAAAGAAGGTAATCGATAACATCTTCAGTACAGACACCAATTCGGACGATTCCCGGGTAAAGCAGACATTCAATATGCTATTATCCAACATGTCTCTGGTGATGACTTTCTTCTCATTTCCTAACTCGTCCAAAGCAGATGCTCCAAGTATCTTAGTTAATAccatcaagtcttttgagATTTCCTTGAGAGGTGAGTCTTCTAATGGGTTACTTGTTCACAAGCAATTGACCAACAATGCATTGATCAACCTTAGGTCACTTGCAGAGTTTAGAAACAGTACATTGTACATGAAAACAAGAGACTTCCCCGAAGAGGACTCCAGAAAGTACGACGTTTACGTGGGCTTAGTCTCCAATTTGCTTTCATTCCACTCCAATTCGTCAttcattgaaaaagtgTTGGAACAGGACTTTTTTGAGTTGTTAGTCAAGACTTTCCCTGTTCCTGAAGCGGGCTTTCTGTTTAATGTGATCTTACGGGCTACATTTATGGCCCATGTCATACAAACCATATATTTGATATCCAAAAATATCTTGTCTCACAACTTTTACCAGTGTCTCGAGTATACCATTTTAGATGTTCCTGTCATATCAACagtggatgaagaaaaagctCATATGGCAGCACAAGTATTCAGAAGGGTCAGAAAGTACTTGATTCCTGATGACGACGAGGATATGATTGCCAATGATAATAAGTTTGGGTTCATATTCTATTCAATGCTTTTGAAAGCATGTACACCATTTATACGGAGAGCTACAATTTACACGTTTGTTTGTTGTGCTGACGATGGCAATTACAATGGACTGGAGGAGATATTCTTGGAAGCAGATCGATTGTGCGATGTTGCCGGCATCGATAGTGTTCATACACTATTACTGAAGTTCTTGTCAAGTACTGGGTCTTTTGAGCAGAAGAAATTCAATGCCTTCTTTGAAAATCTCCATGGCACTAATGGTCGGAGTGAGGATCACCATGTCTCTTTGGAATACCCCGGGcaaatcaagttgatagaCTTACCAGAAAGATTGGactttttcttcaccaaattctATTATTCTGACAAGTATGACAAACCTCACACCACAATTGAGGACCCAGCAgtttgtttgttttgtggacaagttgttgatgtacAGAGGTGTGCCATTGGTTCTCCTTTAGGAGAATGCTCTGCTCaccttttgaaggaatGCCCCAATAATATTGGcatatttcttcttccaaaagatAAGGCCATTCTTCTCTTGCACAAGAATGGAGGCTCTTTCACTGAGGCCCCATACTTGGATCTGCACGGCGAGCTTCCTGTCGAAAGCAAAAGAAGTAATACTCTTTATTTGATGAAGCCTCGATACAATGGTTTGATCCGAAATGCTTGGTTAAACCACAACATTCCTAATCTCATTGTGAGAAAACTTGATCATGTCATTGATGCTGGAGGATGGAACACTTTATAGTTTTACAATCAAATCGTGTGCATATATTTCATTAAAATAGTCATAAAATTATCTAGTCATAAAACTACCAAGCGAAAGGAGCAAAGAAATCTTCGTATTCGTCTTCGCTGCTTTCCTCATCAAGATTTGTTTCTGCGTTTGCAAAATTCAAATTATTCACACCAGTAGTTGGAGGCACAAAAACACCTTCGACATTGGTTTGCCTTGAACCGTATAAAGTTCTGGTCACAAAGCTGTAGAGACCTTGGTTCAACCACAGTTTATTCAACTCATTATATCGAAACTGATTAAGAGTGGCTTTTTCGGTACTTACAGGGTTTTTGACTTCACCATGAGCGGTAAGATACGGTCCAGGCATCAATAATGTCACTTGCCCGCCTCCAACATGGGTCACAACTCTGATATTGTTCTTAGAAGGATGGAAAAACACACAGGTGCTACTGGAGCATTTCCTAGTGTGTTTATAGTACCTGTTAGTAGAAAGTTGAGCCCCACAATGGAGACAGATATAGTTATCGTACGTGCCACTTCTTCCTTTCTTATTGTGGTTAAGAATACATGAAATGTAGTCTTTAGGTAAGTCGATCAACTTAACTGTTCCCGGGAAATCAAGAGTCAATACGCCTGATTCAAAGTATTTTGGAATTTTGGCATTGAGGATCACATCAAAAGTTTTAAACTCGAAGCCTTCATCTTTGGAGATGAGGCCTACAAGTTCTTTCAAGGTCGGAAGTTGTAGATTTTGACACAAGGCATCGACGCAATCAAGGCGTCCTTGGGCCCTTATTTCACCTGGGAGGTCCTGAATATCAGGTATACTAATGTGGTTGTTGTCTCCTTCATTGGTGGAAGTCAACACATCTTTAAAGATTATCAACTGCTTCAAAAATGGAACCATACACTTCTCAACTGCATGGTATATGGATGTTAAAAAATCAgccttcttctcttccacAGCGTACTCAATTACCAAAGACCTGCCACGATCGAATATCACATCCAAACCACGTACAAGATCGTCATCAAGACTAATGCGAGAAATCTCTTTGATTTGGTTCAAAAAGAACAGACTCTTGCATCTTAAGGCAACGGAATAGAAACAAAGAGTGAACATCTTGATGAACCCAACATATGCTAAAGTCCTGAAGGATTCATCTGTTTGGAAAAACAACATTACCACTTCATTGAAGACACCGTCTATCAAGTATTCTGAGGACCAGAACTTCTCGATGCACTGTTGTAAGTCAGAGCTGCTACCCAACAAATTTGGCATTTCACGAAGCTCGTACAACAAAGCTCTACACTgaatcaaagatttgagCAATGTCTTCGTTGTAGCAGGAAtagcttcaacaaaattgGCATATCCTTCTTTGCCATTCAATCGGGTTGTTATTTCGTTCATTCTGATGGTATCTGCTACCAAGGTTGAAAGTTTGCAAAGGGTGTTGATGTACTCGATTTTCTGATTCAGGCCGGCCAAGAAATTGcccttcttcaatttgaggTTGAAATCCTCTGAAAATGCTTCAAGATTTCTTCTGAGGGCCAAGT is from Yamadazyma tenuis chromosome 6, complete sequence and encodes:
- a CDS encoding uncharacterized protein (COG:S; EggNog:ENOG503P4XG) — translated: MSDKEIIFYGPSVEKNRTKLQYVHHVMCLSLGVAAGVLSLESFMGFVFYAAGMTATNLGFVAVCCHGKPRQFFRFPLQEVFWDGIQSNIAGYIMMWCLVYALVK
- a CDS encoding PRT6_C superfamily protein (EggNog:ENOG503NU3X; COG:O), yielding MEEHYQDSSHNIDELKRFLFRLPAEQQFYFSNHTRKTIRKQLFQAISCGGKFLPWFFPNAFPDLHSAPTAEGMLQTIHDEFDSSYSVYYKTSLHKRDPKFNSHNHHAFHSGSPCARIFRKGEPIYRCLTCGYDDTCALCSHCYVPEAHANHNVHIAISLRENGGVCDCGDPEAWVNEFPCPYASNDREANILRNSTMPVELETAFLRTMETILDYVIDVMTHSDLQFTPANELTNDFVDFYSTNSELDSTKYGFDDPQIFDLNSEEFCLMIYNDQNRHYREAVQRVRLASRKVKEFAIMVTDKAQEFGKAKVVTSVDVDVLKERQRILAATGIATSIRSSRDVFREDMCDEILNWISELTESEMFKISNSVKNTFCKAFCRKWRNGLRDDPKIHQWLLYNTGSLDFFNQIPKIPSSRLESDRNPASSHWKFVPKKWRLDPNICRECEYNLNTDDYDLHKNHIGSRLQYFCYLDIRFWRSIRLLLHDMYSTSLITNLKYKNIIACQYVDIYPTITDMFLLKDREPELSLMSTLSTQLFTCPSNSSSIVEHGDLARIFAAIYGFFTDDKIKSPQNVEVTHQISLKSLRNRRWGQIFFDIGYILSRNRHAFTVLSPDVIAMACDILALFQGRPVLKRESKNHVEFENPEYSSFFQSVSVIYQFAESTAHSLNNLKDVSDETIKALSKRAIADVFTFLLNLEVNKYPGLTDETIDVSLVPPKADGTSDNTSIENYSIDSGKVSFLHPIHSFASWLLESSSFNCIEVVREVLDSTCSQFSQAENVQISPTVFFEYSIRTIVLMSQIKSGLWVRNGFGIRSQLQLYKNTSLRESGYMRDLFMIQLFSNLYSPKLVCFTILNRWQLLNGWIAQLTEDEIKGGMTPMDKVKESLAIRQEGNKSEEAGDGTALTYDSKTLSYMLEECLNFFIHLLTEDLYLRSLPDKQTARTRIETEIIQNLCFEPVSYTKLCSQIPDHIVIDKRFDIVLHELTIFTPPNTSKDVGSYRLKDKYFERVNPYYFNYSANTRDDAVKLIKEKVSTTKKIKMSQATITPCIRDPSELGMYKYVGNFSISSYFEDFIITNLLYVEAVGIEKADSLLETMLHLLHICSYESTLNVEKYGSFFDVIAKGTENSVYAPFGNSYTIASFLYKFLSTDCYKEHHSKIRAIFTNFIKKYDVDSLMNSLIEDYDNNKLHESVPVQSQESEMEVKKRMAKEKQAKLMAKFKKQQSSFLRKNKMSNIETSDTELEEEDTIGWSFPEPHCILCQDTAQNSGAFGIISYVSKSSEFRSVPFDDKYWFLKAFSDGCNLNEDETEVNENIFTSNWMSYMDKIKEDNVLGPGFASREHVDSKLVSSSCGHGMHFSCYLSYLNNNRNRQNQITRNSPDNPDHKEFLCPLCKAINNMFVPILWTNNKRSMSEFLKPGPIDNGDLSVFDSLKQMEISRSQYFPGFMKAARKSVEEFSTLSPSAKKVIDNIFSTDTNSDDSRVKQTFNMLLSNMSSVMTFFSFPNSSKADAPSILVNTIKSFEISLRGESSNGLLVHKQLTNNALINLRSLAEFRNSTLYMKTRDFPEEDSRKYDVYVGLVSNLLSFHSNSSFIEKVLEQDFFELLVKTFPVPEAGFSFNVILRATFMAHVIQTIYLISKNILSHNFYQCLEYTILDVPVISTVDEEKAHMAAQVFRRVRKYLIPDDDEDMIANDNKFGFIFYSMLLKACTPFIRRATIYTFVCCADDGNYNGSEEIFLEADRLCDVAGIDSVHTLLSKFLSSTGSFEQKKFNAFFENLHGTNGRSEDHHVSLEYPGQIKLIDLPERLDFFFTKFYYSDKYDKPHTTIEDPAVCLFCGQVVDVQRCAIGSPLGECSAHLLKECPNNIGIFLLPKDKAILLLHKNGGSFTEAPYLDSHGELPVESKRSNTLYLMKPRYNGLIRNAWLNHNIPNLIVRKLDHVIDAGGWNTL